In one Candidatus Planktophila vernalis genomic region, the following are encoded:
- the rsmH gene encoding 16S rRNA (cytosine(1402)-N(4))-methyltransferase RsmH, whose product MNNNFAHVSVMLDRCIDLLTPAIQANAHPVVVDATLGAGGHTEALLTKFPHLTVIGIDRDADALASATSRLAPFSDRLRTSHATFDQIADVVASHGFTKIDGALFDLGVSSMQLDQSERGFSYSQDAPLDMRMDRSQSLTAAEIVNSYEPGQLVKILRTYGEEKFATRVVERIVKARAVAPLNSTSQLADLIKEAIPAATRRTGGNPAKRTFQALRIETNDELGAITRALPAAMGLLDIGARLVVMSFQSLEDRIVKELFVASTTSGTPRGLPFDLPEFAAKFSLVIRGSEVATDEELNENPRSASVRLRAIERVAA is encoded by the coding sequence GTGAATAACAACTTTGCACACGTATCTGTGATGCTAGATCGTTGCATTGATTTACTGACCCCAGCAATTCAAGCTAACGCTCATCCAGTTGTAGTTGATGCAACTCTTGGCGCAGGTGGTCATACAGAAGCCCTTCTTACCAAGTTTCCTCACTTAACTGTTATCGGTATTGATCGTGATGCCGATGCTCTGGCTAGTGCAACTAGTCGTCTTGCTCCATTTTCCGATCGTCTTCGCACATCTCATGCAACCTTTGATCAGATTGCCGATGTTGTTGCATCCCACGGATTTACAAAAATAGATGGTGCTCTTTTTGATCTTGGGGTTTCATCTATGCAGCTAGATCAAAGTGAGCGAGGCTTTTCCTACTCACAAGATGCACCTCTAGATATGCGTATGGATCGCAGCCAATCATTAACTGCTGCCGAGATTGTTAACTCATATGAGCCAGGCCAGTTAGTAAAGATTTTGCGCACATATGGCGAAGAAAAGTTTGCAACCAGAGTGGTGGAGAGAATTGTTAAAGCCCGTGCCGTTGCACCGCTTAACTCAACTTCTCAGTTAGCTGATCTGATTAAAGAGGCGATTCCAGCGGCAACGCGTCGCACAGGTGGAAACCCTGCCAAGCGCACATTCCAAGCACTTCGCATTGAAACCAATGATGAACTCGGTGCGATTACTCGCGCTCTGCCTGCAGCTATGGGGTTACTCGATATTGGTGCTCGCTTAGTCGTGATGTCATTTCAATCCCTTGAAGATCGCATCGTTAAAGAGTTATTTGTCGCATCGACAACCTCTGGCACTCCACGTGGTCTGCCATTTGATCTACCTGAATTTGCTGCCAAGTTCTCACTTGTTATTCGTGGCAGCGAAGTTGCAACAGATGAAGAACTCAATGAAAACCCGCGCTCAGCATCTGTTCGTCTGCGTGCAATTGAAAGGGTGGCTGCATAA
- the mraZ gene encoding division/cell wall cluster transcriptional repressor MraZ: MFLGTHEPRLDDKGRLILPAKFREELSSGLVITKGQERCLYVFPSAEFSVITETLKQAPVTAKSARDYMRVMFAGAHDEIPDRQGRVTIPQGLRTYAGLEKDCVVIGANTRVEIWDATSWNEYLADREKGFADVSEEVFPGLF, translated from the coding sequence ATGTTTCTTGGCACCCACGAGCCACGCCTTGATGACAAGGGCCGTTTAATTTTGCCCGCGAAATTTCGCGAAGAACTCTCTTCAGGTTTAGTAATTACTAAAGGACAAGAACGTTGTCTTTATGTTTTTCCATCAGCAGAGTTTTCAGTTATTACAGAGACGCTAAAACAAGCGCCAGTCACTGCAAAATCAGCTCGCGATTACATGCGTGTGATGTTTGCAGGTGCACACGATGAAATTCCTGATCGTCAAGGTCGCGTAACTATTCCTCAAGGACTTCGCACATATGCAGGACTTGAAAAAGATTGCGTTGTTATTGGTGCAAATACTCGCGTTGAAATTTGGGATGCAACTTCTTGGAATGAATATCTAGCAGATCGCGAAAAGGGATTTGCTGATGTTTCAGAGGAGGTATTCCCAGGCCTGTTCTAA
- a CDS encoding DUF3040 domain-containing protein encodes MALSDHEKRMLQEMEAALMTEDPRLVSALSGEVKPLGKNRILLGLGLVGLGILVLFTGLISKTTPVGVLGFIIALGGVITAISSIGRPSMPKRKGSSTISARLEQRWDERNNGATD; translated from the coding sequence ATGGCCTTATCTGATCATGAGAAGCGAATGCTCCAGGAGATGGAAGCTGCGCTAATGACGGAGGATCCACGTCTAGTTTCAGCCCTATCGGGTGAGGTTAAGCCCCTTGGCAAAAACCGCATTCTGCTAGGCCTTGGACTCGTTGGCCTTGGAATTCTGGTCCTCTTTACTGGTCTGATTTCAAAGACAACTCCTGTGGGAGTATTGGGCTTCATCATCGCCCTAGGCGGGGTCATTACAGCTATCTCATCTATCGGGCGTCCATCTATGCCAAAGCGCAAGGGCTCATCAACGATCAGCGCTCGCCTTGAACAACGCTGGGATGAGCGCAATAACGGTGCTACTGACTAA
- the dinB gene encoding DNA polymerase IV — MSEEIATQATILHVDMDAFFASVAERDNPELKGKAVVIGMGARGVVSAANYEARKFGIHSAMPVGRARRLAPHAIFLPVDMARYQEVSEHVMEIFHSFTPWVEPISLDEAFLDVTGSQKLLGTGREIAVAIRKKVEEQEGITCSVGIAPSKFIAKLASANCKPNGMLEITSDRILTFLHPLPIQAMWGVGPKTAEVLERLGLRTIEDIAKLPRATLIRALGEANGASLYELAWGRDYRDVTPEEPDRSISAAETFAQDLDNPEEILTEFLRLTERATARLRDRDLFAKTISIKVRFADFSTINRSKTLPLPIDSTHDVYEVVKGLYQALRIERARLRLVGVSLENLSEGAPHQMMLGEREVGWRQAEGAIDQARARFGKGSVRPARLISASEDDED; from the coding sequence ATGAGTGAGGAAATCGCCACCCAGGCCACCATTCTTCATGTTGATATGGATGCATTTTTTGCCTCCGTGGCAGAGCGCGATAACCCAGAGTTAAAGGGAAAGGCCGTTGTTATTGGCATGGGAGCACGCGGTGTTGTCTCTGCTGCAAACTATGAAGCACGCAAATTCGGTATTCACTCAGCAATGCCAGTGGGCCGTGCTCGCCGATTAGCACCGCATGCAATCTTTTTACCTGTTGATATGGCCCGCTATCAAGAAGTATCAGAACATGTCATGGAGATCTTCCATAGTTTCACGCCGTGGGTGGAACCAATATCACTTGATGAGGCTTTTTTGGATGTGACCGGTTCACAAAAACTACTTGGCACAGGGCGTGAAATTGCAGTTGCTATTCGCAAGAAAGTAGAGGAGCAAGAGGGCATTACCTGCTCAGTTGGAATCGCACCATCTAAGTTCATTGCCAAGTTAGCATCGGCCAACTGCAAACCTAATGGAATGTTAGAGATAACTTCAGATCGCATTCTCACCTTCTTACATCCACTACCTATTCAAGCGATGTGGGGAGTGGGACCAAAGACTGCAGAAGTTCTAGAGCGATTAGGACTTCGAACGATTGAAGATATTGCAAAGCTGCCGCGGGCCACACTGATCAGAGCACTGGGTGAAGCAAATGGTGCATCTTTATATGAACTTGCATGGGGCCGCGATTACCGTGATGTCACACCGGAAGAGCCTGATCGCAGTATCAGTGCAGCAGAGACTTTCGCGCAGGATCTAGATAATCCAGAAGAGATCTTGACTGAGTTTTTGAGATTAACTGAGAGAGCAACTGCCAGATTGCGCGATCGTGATTTATTTGCAAAGACAATAAGTATCAAAGTGCGCTTTGCTGATTTCTCAACGATTAATCGAAGTAAGACTTTGCCGCTGCCAATTGATAGCACCCATGATGTCTATGAGGTTGTGAAGGGGCTCTATCAAGCACTTCGCATTGAGCGGGCCCGATTGCGCCTTGTTGGGGTCTCTTTAGAGAACTTAAGTGAGGGAGCACCGCACCAAATGATGCTGGGCGAGCGCGAAGTTGGCTGGCGCCAAGCCGAAGGGGCTATAGATCAAGCCCGAGCACGCTTTGGTAAGGGTTCTGTGCGTCCTGCCCGGCTGATAAGTGCCAGTGAAGATGATGAGGATTAG
- a CDS encoding DNA polymerase III subunit alpha: MSFIHLNVASAYSLKYGTTQPADLVERAAAFEMPALALTDRDGLAGAIRFAQSCVDFGIAPIIGVNLAVDMGGSNNRLTLLAHSDGGWRSLCRLLTSLAMTSDSRNPVLTLDFLQRFSHYSTNVYALHGPHSLVGSLITDNRIDAAFTAFNQTRDLFADNAIECVSHLVAGKGPRSTSHAAKSLIFARDHDIDALITNAVRMRDRADGPVADVLDCARQLVPLHPRHIERQNAEGFLKSSDEMILLAGEIARAAGERTPRQLLATTRAWAERSLLSPQRDIGLGGAHLPEAHVVGADSAHEMRVLLRTRSEAAINWRYSDSAMIKKARTRLDDELSTVATLGFESYFLTVADICDMARGAGVRVAARGSGAGSLICHLLGISGVDPLQHGLLMERFCSPLRRALPDIDIDVESHRRLEIYDMVFKRYGNTDWDVPGNQSRCATVAMVDTYRARHAIRDAGAALGLPGMEIDMLAKSMPHVRARNISKTLENLPELRSLNISAPLTAMTIALAERLDGLPRHLSMHPCAIVLSDGGLLDRTPLLSNASGYPMVVFDKDDVEAIGLLKLDVLGVRMQSAISYALTEIERTENLNVDIDAVPLDDADTYALIQSTNTLGLFQIESPGQRELVGKLEPKTFTDLIIDISLFRPGPVKSDMITPFLKARHGWAKAQIIHPDLYEILRDTEGVVVFHEQVIEIIATMTGVSLASADEKRRALGDRDGQQEVCDWFFPAATAKGYELPIVHEIWEVLRAFASFGFCKAHAAAFALPTYQSAWLKTHYPAAFLAGVLTHDPGMYPRRLIVDEVRQMGLKVAPLDINESDSVYRVEENGSAVRIALSTITKISDGEVASIIAGRPYIDLTDFVRRSGCSAPVTESAILTGAFDRLHSDVNRRDLLLHFSDLQKSPNAGVTGAQMNLAFAPPVLISSGLPDMSPAEIVQHEIARLGIDMSEHLVSFYSDFLNSIGAVRSCDLLAQRSRSSVLVAGIKVAMQTPPVRSGKRVIFVSLDDGYGCSDSTFFSDAQTDFASTLYSSSLLLIRGITRRTGARGISLRATGAWDLRAAYESWRTKESTLAI, from the coding sequence ATGAGCTTTATTCACTTAAACGTTGCCAGTGCTTATTCACTCAAATACGGCACAACACAGCCAGCTGATTTAGTAGAGCGCGCTGCTGCCTTTGAGATGCCGGCGCTGGCGTTAACTGATCGTGATGGTTTAGCCGGTGCTATTCGCTTTGCGCAAAGCTGTGTTGATTTCGGTATCGCTCCAATTATTGGAGTCAATCTGGCAGTTGATATGGGAGGCAGTAATAATCGCCTGACTCTTTTGGCTCATAGTGATGGGGGATGGCGCTCGCTCTGTAGGTTGCTGACTTCTCTTGCAATGACAAGTGATAGCCGCAACCCTGTGCTGACTCTTGATTTCCTACAACGCTTTAGCCATTACAGCACTAACGTCTATGCCCTGCATGGACCGCACTCATTAGTGGGCTCACTTATTACCGATAACCGTATTGATGCAGCTTTCACCGCCTTTAACCAAACCCGTGATTTATTTGCAGATAACGCCATTGAATGTGTTTCACATCTGGTGGCTGGTAAAGGTCCGCGCTCCACATCCCATGCAGCAAAGTCCTTAATTTTCGCCCGTGATCACGATATTGATGCCCTCATTACTAACGCAGTTCGTATGCGCGATAGGGCCGATGGCCCTGTGGCAGATGTTTTAGATTGTGCTCGCCAGCTAGTGCCGTTGCATCCGCGCCATATCGAGCGACAAAATGCTGAAGGCTTTTTAAAATCAAGTGATGAAATGATTTTATTGGCCGGTGAAATTGCACGGGCTGCAGGAGAGCGAACACCACGCCAGTTACTAGCAACAACGCGTGCATGGGCAGAGCGCTCTTTGTTATCTCCTCAGCGAGATATTGGTTTAGGCGGTGCGCATCTACCTGAAGCCCATGTGGTGGGGGCAGATTCAGCCCATGAGATGCGTGTATTGCTGCGCACTCGCAGTGAAGCTGCAATCAACTGGCGCTATAGCGATAGTGCGATGATTAAAAAAGCTCGCACACGCCTTGATGATGAACTATCAACAGTTGCAACCCTTGGCTTTGAATCATATTTTTTAACTGTTGCCGATATCTGTGACATGGCACGTGGTGCCGGTGTTCGAGTTGCTGCACGGGGAAGTGGCGCCGGTTCCTTAATCTGTCACTTACTTGGAATCTCAGGCGTTGATCCCTTGCAACATGGTCTATTGATGGAGCGCTTTTGTTCACCGCTGCGCAGAGCTTTGCCCGATATCGATATAGATGTTGAATCACATAGGCGACTTGAAATCTATGACATGGTTTTTAAACGCTATGGCAATACTGATTGGGATGTGCCGGGCAATCAATCTCGATGTGCAACTGTTGCCATGGTTGATACATACCGTGCTCGCCATGCAATACGAGATGCAGGAGCCGCCCTTGGCCTGCCAGGCATGGAGATTGATATGTTGGCAAAGTCGATGCCGCATGTGAGAGCACGTAATATCTCAAAGACCCTAGAGAACTTACCTGAGCTGCGCTCTCTTAATATCTCTGCGCCATTAACTGCAATGACAATTGCACTAGCTGAGCGCCTTGATGGTTTGCCACGGCATTTATCGATGCACCCATGCGCCATTGTTTTATCTGATGGCGGCTTACTTGATCGAACGCCACTTCTTTCTAATGCCAGCGGCTATCCCATGGTGGTCTTTGATAAAGATGATGTTGAAGCTATTGGTCTATTAAAACTCGATGTCTTGGGTGTGAGGATGCAGTCGGCTATTTCTTATGCCTTAACTGAGATAGAGCGCACGGAAAATCTCAACGTTGATATCGATGCCGTGCCCTTAGATGATGCTGATACTTATGCCTTAATCCAATCCACTAATACTTTAGGTTTGTTTCAAATTGAATCTCCGGGCCAGCGCGAACTTGTTGGAAAGTTAGAGCCTAAAACATTTACTGATTTGATTATTGATATCTCACTCTTTCGACCAGGGCCAGTGAAATCCGACATGATTACGCCCTTTTTAAAGGCCCGTCATGGCTGGGCTAAAGCCCAAATCATTCACCCAGATCTCTATGAGATTTTGCGCGATACCGAAGGTGTTGTTGTTTTTCATGAGCAAGTCATTGAAATCATTGCAACGATGACAGGGGTCTCACTAGCTAGCGCTGATGAAAAGCGGCGGGCGCTGGGAGATAGGGATGGACAACAAGAAGTCTGCGATTGGTTCTTTCCTGCAGCAACGGCCAAGGGCTATGAACTACCTATCGTTCATGAGATTTGGGAAGTTCTGCGCGCCTTTGCATCCTTTGGTTTTTGTAAGGCACATGCTGCAGCTTTTGCCCTGCCCACTTATCAATCAGCCTGGCTTAAAACTCATTACCCAGCAGCGTTTTTAGCTGGTGTGCTCACACATGATCCTGGGATGTATCCAAGGCGTTTAATCGTTGATGAAGTGCGACAGATGGGGTTAAAGGTTGCACCCCTTGATATCAATGAATCTGATTCGGTGTATCGGGTGGAAGAAAATGGCAGTGCAGTTCGTATTGCACTCTCCACAATTACAAAGATTAGTGATGGGGAAGTTGCATCGATTATCGCCGGGCGGCCTTATATAGATTTAACTGATTTTGTTCGCCGCTCTGGATGTAGCGCCCCTGTTACAGAAAGTGCAATCTTGACTGGTGCCTTTGATCGCTTGCATAGCGATGTTAACCGCCGTGATTTGCTCTTACATTTCTCTGATCTGCAAAAATCACCTAACGCTGGGGTAACAGGAGCGCAGATGAATTTAGCTTTTGCGCCCCCTGTGTTAATTAGCAGTGGACTACCTGATATGAGCCCTGCTGAAATAGTTCAACATGAGATAGCGCGATTAGGTATTGATATGTCTGAGCACTTAGTGAGCTTCTATAGCGATTTCCTTAACTCTATTGGCGCCGTGCGCTCCTGTGATTTACTAGCTCAGCGTTCGCGCTCTTCAGTATTAGTGGCGGGGATAAAAGTTGCGATGCAAACCCCGCCGGTGCGAAGTGGAAAGCGCGTCATCTTTGTAAGCCTGGATGATGGATATGGATGCAGTGATTCAACTTTCTTTAGCGATGCCCAGACCGACTTTGCCAGCACCCTCTATTCCTCATCCCTGCTACTCATTCGTGGCATTACCCGGCGCACGGGGGCCCGCGGTATTTCACTTCGGGCAACGGGTGCATGGGATTTACGCGCGGCCTATGAATCTTGGCGCACAAAAGAAAGTACGCTGGCAATATGA
- a CDS encoding DUF6504 family protein: MMQVNPAHDVTIDGATTPIEFTFKGRRFRIHAVLSRWCEAGGWWNRISDGKYRPDDQARALWRVEAAPIGALTTFELERDEVSGQWIIRNV, translated from the coding sequence ATGATGCAGGTCAATCCCGCCCACGATGTCACGATCGATGGTGCAACAACGCCTATCGAATTTACTTTCAAGGGTCGGCGCTTTCGCATTCATGCAGTCTTATCTAGATGGTGTGAAGCAGGCGGTTGGTGGAATCGCATTAGCGATGGCAAGTACAGGCCTGATGATCAAGCACGTGCGCTGTGGCGCGTGGAGGCAGCACCTATTGGGGCGCTGACAACATTTGAATTAGAGCGCGATGAAGTTAGCGGTCAATGGATTATCCGTAACGTATGA
- a CDS encoding DoxX family protein — translation MDVVLVIARILFAGIFISSGISHLTKLDAMTGYAQYKKVPAAKLSVIISGLMILVGGLYIAFGVYADLGALLLALFLIPAAFMMHAFWKETDATAKQNETIGFFKDLSLAGAALIIFVLVGSGTDFGPSITGAFFNL, via the coding sequence ATGGACGTAGTACTCGTAATCGCTCGCATCTTGTTTGCTGGCATCTTCATCTCTTCAGGAATCAGCCACCTCACCAAATTGGATGCAATGACTGGTTATGCCCAATACAAGAAGGTTCCAGCTGCAAAGCTCAGCGTGATCATTTCAGGTCTGATGATTCTTGTTGGCGGCCTCTACATCGCATTTGGTGTCTATGCAGATCTTGGCGCACTACTTCTCGCACTGTTCTTAATCCCAGCAGCGTTCATGATGCACGCATTCTGGAAAGAGACTGATGCAACTGCAAAGCAAAATGAAACTATTGGATTCTTTAAAGATCTCTCACTTGCAGGAGCCGCACTCATAATCTTCGTACTAGTTGGTTCTGGTACAGATTTTGGTCCAAGCATTACAGGTGCATTCTTTAACCTATAA
- a CDS encoding MFS transporter, with protein MSNDLFTSARRARVGLLATFFFMGVVSMAWVARIPEIRDANGLNNGQLGLILISSTIGAILGAQLTGRLVHSYGTQVVIRVAIIIMPIGLILMGFSTSPITLIFGLFIMGLGYSSMDIASNTQAVVIEKILGRRVMSSFHALWSSGAFATTVLGGSIANYVSPRDNLVGVGIVCFFLFIPAVRMLLTSDQDEHSGGEEETDAKIPFFGKSVLPLWGMGIGLLGGLIAEGAASDWGAILLRDDMGYGIGVNASAFAVFSLAMITARFLGDRALDHFGPRKTVLYGGYLGGIGLGAGIAIAVPLSDSQPILAFVIVNIGFACAGLGIGPMFPAYILAASEVPGIASSIAIARVGVIGIAGYFIGPSVTGALAQVLTLPVAMMYPVLMLLLAGYQSHIIKK; from the coding sequence ATGAGCAATGATTTATTCACAAGTGCAAGGCGTGCGCGCGTAGGGCTGCTGGCAACCTTTTTCTTTATGGGCGTTGTCTCCATGGCCTGGGTCGCTCGCATTCCGGAGATTCGTGATGCCAACGGTTTAAATAACGGGCAGCTGGGATTAATTCTTATTTCCAGCACTATTGGTGCAATCCTTGGCGCTCAACTCACTGGACGCTTAGTTCATTCCTATGGCACTCAGGTGGTCATTCGAGTGGCAATCATCATCATGCCTATTGGTTTGATATTGATGGGTTTTTCAACTTCTCCCATTACATTGATTTTCGGCCTATTTATCATGGGCCTTGGGTATTCCAGTATGGATATCGCATCAAATACCCAAGCCGTTGTCATTGAAAAGATCTTAGGTCGCAGAGTGATGTCTTCATTTCATGCCCTGTGGTCATCAGGTGCTTTTGCAACAACAGTTTTAGGTGGATCAATTGCTAACTATGTTTCACCGCGCGATAACTTAGTTGGAGTCGGCATCGTCTGCTTCTTCTTATTTATTCCAGCTGTGCGCATGCTTCTGACTTCAGATCAAGATGAACATAGCGGCGGAGAAGAAGAGACCGATGCCAAGATTCCATTCTTTGGCAAATCAGTTCTTCCACTGTGGGGGATGGGTATTGGTTTGCTAGGCGGCCTTATTGCAGAAGGTGCTGCCAGTGATTGGGGCGCAATCTTGCTTCGAGATGACATGGGCTATGGCATAGGCGTTAACGCTTCAGCTTTTGCCGTCTTTTCATTAGCAATGATTACCGCCCGCTTTTTAGGTGATAGAGCACTTGATCACTTTGGGCCACGAAAGACAGTGCTCTACGGGGGTTATTTAGGTGGTATCGGTTTAGGTGCTGGCATTGCAATCGCTGTGCCACTCTCTGACTCACAACCAATTCTGGCCTTTGTCATCGTCAATATTGGTTTTGCGTGTGCTGGATTGGGTATTGGTCCAATGTTTCCTGCCTATATTTTGGCAGCCTCTGAAGTTCCTGGAATTGCATCATCTATTGCCATTGCGCGCGTTGGCGTGATTGGTATTGCTGGTTATTTCATTGGGCCATCTGTGACCGGGGCTCTTGCGCAAGTTCTTACTCTTCCAGTTGCAATGATGTATCCGGTACTTATGTTGCTTTTGGCCGGGTATCAATCACACATTATTAAAAAATAA
- a CDS encoding iron-containing alcohol dehydrogenase family protein, with protein sequence MDNITAFNNHLPVKVRFGEGVAETLPAVVAELGASKVFLMVDKDIEKFNPAAAKLIDQMKAAAGITVTVFEKPAGEPTIQMVDDSIAALKAAGSDVVVALGGGSIIDTAKAARLCAQLNCTFREFQSKPPVYPAPTLPLVALPTSAGTGSEVSGGSVISDPEAGRKAGIANGNLRAQVALVDPVLTYSMPPSMTANTGIDALAQAIAGIIAKCSTPIGDAIGYEAVRMMTPALVAAFKDGNNKVARAGMASGSMMAGLTMNISDCTAEHSLGQAIGGLKHVPHGLTIGLVLVETLTREAKIVPEKMERVADAMGVPQDGTKDGSRCVNAVRKILAELQFPVLSSLGFVEGDIDELAEIALKDFFITQAPKPWSKQEVVDAFMSALKLESRVA encoded by the coding sequence GTGGACAACATCACCGCCTTTAATAATCATCTTCCAGTCAAGGTTCGCTTTGGAGAAGGTGTGGCAGAGACGTTGCCAGCAGTTGTTGCAGAGCTTGGTGCTAGCAAAGTCTTTTTGATGGTTGATAAAGATATTGAGAAGTTCAATCCAGCGGCAGCAAAGCTCATTGATCAGATGAAGGCAGCTGCTGGCATCACCGTTACTGTCTTTGAAAAGCCAGCAGGTGAGCCAACAATTCAAATGGTCGATGATTCAATCGCAGCACTTAAGGCAGCAGGCTCTGATGTTGTTGTTGCACTCGGTGGTGGCTCAATTATTGATACAGCCAAGGCTGCGCGTCTGTGCGCCCAACTCAACTGCACATTCCGTGAATTCCAATCAAAGCCACCTGTTTATCCAGCACCAACACTTCCACTTGTTGCCCTTCCAACATCTGCTGGCACAGGCTCTGAAGTATCTGGTGGTTCTGTTATCTCTGATCCAGAAGCTGGTCGCAAAGCAGGTATTGCTAATGGAAACCTTCGTGCACAAGTAGCACTGGTTGACCCAGTCCTTACATATTCAATGCCTCCTTCAATGACAGCAAACACTGGTATCGATGCTCTTGCTCAAGCAATCGCTGGAATCATCGCTAAGTGTTCAACTCCTATTGGAGATGCCATTGGTTATGAAGCAGTGCGCATGATGACTCCAGCTCTAGTTGCTGCCTTTAAAGATGGCAATAATAAAGTTGCACGTGCTGGCATGGCATCGGGCAGCATGATGGCCGGTCTAACAATGAATATCTCTGACTGCACAGCAGAACACTCACTAGGTCAAGCAATCGGTGGCTTAAAGCATGTTCCACACGGTCTAACAATTGGTTTAGTTCTAGTTGAAACACTGACCCGCGAAGCAAAGATTGTGCCTGAAAAGATGGAGCGCGTTGCAGATGCGATGGGTGTGCCACAAGATGGCACTAAGGATGGATCTCGATGCGTTAACGCTGTGAGAAAAATCCTTGCAGAGCTGCAATTCCCTGTGCTTTCATCCCTTGGCTTTGTTGAAGGCGATATCGATGAACTAGCTGAAATCGCACTTAAAGACTTCTTTATTACACAAGCTCCAAAGCCTTGGAGCAAGCAAGAAGTAGTAGATGCATTTATGTCAGCGCTAAAGCTTGAAAGCCGTGTTGCATAG
- a CDS encoding YbaK/EbsC family protein, translating into MEEVLNNPSVIRVTALLKELGCSGEVTILSDSARTALDAANALGIEVGQVASSIVFKLPSGNPLLVITSGRHRVDTELVAKNLGVEKLHRADADFVKNASGFSIGGVSPVGWVNKPEIILIDQALNDYGVAWAAAGHPHSVYPTSFEELARVTGATPMVVGD; encoded by the coding sequence GTGGAAGAAGTTCTTAATAACCCTTCAGTTATCCGAGTAACTGCCCTACTCAAAGAGTTGGGTTGTTCTGGTGAAGTAACTATTCTCTCTGACTCTGCTCGCACAGCACTCGATGCGGCCAATGCTCTAGGCATTGAGGTGGGACAAGTTGCATCCTCCATTGTTTTTAAACTCCCTAGTGGCAATCCACTGCTAGTTATTACAAGTGGGCGCCATCGCGTGGACACTGAACTAGTGGCTAAGAACTTAGGTGTTGAAAAGCTTCACCGCGCAGATGCTGACTTTGTTAAAAACGCCTCAGGCTTTTCCATCGGTGGCGTCTCCCCTGTTGGTTGGGTGAACAAGCCAGAAATCATTTTGATTGATCAGGCTCTCAATGATTACGGAGTTGCTTGGGCAGCAGCTGGGCACCCACACTCTGTTTATCCAACATCTTTTGAAGAGCTTGCGCGCGTAACAGGTGCTACGCCGATGGTTGTTGGAGACTAG
- a CDS encoding VOC family protein, with protein MNTLGMIALVIDDYDVAISHYVNDLGFTLIEDTVLSPEKRWVVVAPSSQGARILLAKAANEAQVAAIGNSTGGRVGFFMYTTNFNETYEGYKSKGIEFIETPRQEAYGQVVVFKDKYGNKWDLIEQK; from the coding sequence ATGAACACATTAGGCATGATTGCACTAGTTATTGATGACTATGACGTGGCTATTTCTCACTACGTTAATGATCTTGGTTTCACTCTTATTGAAGACACAGTCCTGTCTCCTGAAAAGCGTTGGGTGGTAGTTGCACCTAGCTCACAAGGTGCTCGAATACTGCTGGCTAAGGCTGCTAACGAGGCGCAGGTGGCAGCAATAGGTAATTCAACTGGTGGGCGTGTGGGGTTCTTTATGTATACAACCAACTTTAATGAAACCTACGAGGGATACAAATCAAAAGGTATTGAGTTCATTGAAACTCCCCGCCAAGAGGCCTATGGTCAAGTGGTGGTTTTCAAAGACAAATATGGAAATAAGTGGGATTTAATTGAACAGAAATAG